Proteins found in one Paenibacillus dendritiformis genomic segment:
- a CDS encoding sensor histidine kinase: MNRSVRSRIWDRQPREAREAGRLTEGRRGAHPDATRFLWKLLFIVGICLCGAFALTMCGLIALRFIMHAVDIPPLWKLYRLMSSIMDLEGMALLATGVLFIAGLLWLLGAEAVYYGQIKDSLVRLADGEEAMPLPAKRSAAELDEAADAVNRLSQQMSAARENEQAAAERMNALMTALSHDVRTPLTSILGYLQLIAEDGYRDEVELRHYIQIARDKALRLSHAVDRRFELSRLPQVPEREGWHPVDVRRLLMQLAEEYRSRGEQPGIAIALDCADPDGQPKMIYGNGARLMEAFDMLIAEAARTGRPSGPIRIGLFCAEETAVVHIRNDGVPDPNTSRREDGVFRPADRPYAPHAQNERLGGRWADARGVVASHGGTVAVFGHYPRAAYEVRLPLLRTGDAAEA, translated from the coding sequence ATGAATCGAAGTGTACGAAGTCGGATATGGGATCGTCAGCCTCGGGAAGCTCGGGAAGCCGGCCGCTTGACAGAGGGACGAAGGGGAGCCCATCCAGACGCGACCCGCTTCCTGTGGAAGCTGCTGTTTATTGTTGGAATTTGCTTATGCGGCGCATTTGCGCTCACCATGTGTGGATTGATTGCCTTGCGATTCATTATGCATGCGGTCGATATTCCGCCGCTGTGGAAGCTGTATCGTCTAATGTCTTCGATTATGGACCTGGAAGGAATGGCGCTGCTGGCGACGGGGGTGCTGTTCATCGCCGGCCTTTTGTGGCTGCTCGGCGCCGAAGCGGTCTATTACGGACAGATCAAGGACAGCCTCGTCCGTCTCGCCGATGGAGAAGAAGCGATGCCGCTTCCCGCCAAGCGCTCGGCGGCGGAGCTGGACGAAGCGGCGGATGCCGTCAACCGGCTGTCGCAGCAGATGTCTGCAGCCAGGGAGAATGAGCAGGCAGCGGCCGAGCGGATGAACGCGCTGATGACCGCACTGTCGCATGATGTGCGCACGCCGCTGACTTCGATTCTGGGCTATTTGCAGCTGATCGCGGAAGACGGCTACCGGGATGAAGTAGAGCTGCGCCATTATATTCAAATTGCGCGCGACAAGGCGCTGCGCTTGAGCCATGCCGTCGATCGGCGGTTCGAACTATCCAGATTGCCGCAGGTTCCCGAACGGGAAGGGTGGCATCCCGTCGATGTGCGCCGCCTGCTGATGCAGCTGGCGGAAGAGTACCGCTCCCGCGGGGAGCAGCCGGGGATCGCGATCGCGCTGGACTGCGCAGATCCGGACGGGCAGCCGAAGATGATATACGGGAACGGAGCCCGGCTCATGGAAGCGTTCGATATGCTGATTGCCGAAGCGGCGCGGACGGGCCGGCCTTCCGGGCCGATCCGAATCGGACTGTTCTGCGCGGAGGAGACGGCCGTCGTGCACATTCGGAACGACGGCGTTCCCGATCCGAATACGTCGCGCCGGGAGGACGGCGTGTTCCGTCCGGCTGACCGACCGTATGCGCCACATGCGCAGAATGAACGGCTTGGCGGCCGATGGGCGGACGCCCGGGGCGTTGTGGCATCGCATGGCGGAACGGTTGCCGTATTCGGCCATTATCCGCGCGCCGCCTATGAGGTCCGTCTTCCTTTGTTGCGCACCGGGGATGCCGCCGAGGCTTGA
- a CDS encoding CoA-disulfide reductase — MKQRKIVIVGGVAGGATAAARLRRLDEHAEIIMFERGEHISYANCGLPYYIGGVIPKRQSLLVQTVQGMSKRFRLDIRTEQEVTAIDRERHIVSVRNGKTGELYEESYDTLILSPGAKPIVPPIEGLNEAKQMFTLRSIPDTDRIKRHVDETSPQRAVIVGGGFIGLEMADNLAHRGIAVTVVEMADQVMAPLDPEMAAIVHHHLQEKGIELILGDGVSAFQDEGRSIVLSSGRVLPTDMTILSIGVRPENELARSAGLALGERGGILVDEYLRTEDPDIWAIGDAIEVKDYIHGTPAMVPLAWPANRQGRLVADNIYGKGQPYRGTLGTAVAKVFDLTVAVTGSNAKTLQKLGVPYESVHIHPASHAGYYPGGSPISLKLIFHPETGAIYGVQGVGKQGVDKRIDVVATAIKGNLTVHDLPDLELAYAPPYSSAKDPVNMLGYVASHVVDGEVKVVHYDQIDRMVREGACLIDVRESAERDAGYIEGSIHIPLGDLRSRLDELPRDRPIVVSCQVGLRGYLATRILDQHGFDSMNLSGGYKTYAAYYGSRNPATACAK; from the coding sequence ATGAAACAGCGCAAAATTGTGATTGTCGGCGGAGTTGCGGGCGGCGCGACGGCGGCTGCCCGGCTGCGTCGTCTGGACGAGCACGCGGAGATCATTATGTTCGAGCGGGGGGAGCATATTTCGTACGCGAACTGCGGGCTTCCCTATTATATTGGAGGCGTGATTCCGAAGCGGCAGTCTCTGCTTGTGCAGACCGTGCAGGGCATGTCGAAGCGGTTCCGGCTCGATATTCGGACAGAGCAGGAAGTGACAGCTATCGATCGGGAGCGCCATATTGTCTCCGTTCGGAATGGCAAGACGGGGGAGCTGTACGAGGAGTCGTATGACACGTTGATTCTGTCTCCGGGGGCGAAGCCTATCGTGCCGCCGATCGAAGGGTTGAACGAGGCGAAGCAGATGTTCACGCTGCGAAGCATCCCCGACACGGACCGCATTAAGCGGCATGTCGACGAGACGTCGCCACAGCGGGCCGTCATTGTCGGCGGCGGCTTCATCGGCCTGGAGATGGCGGACAATCTGGCCCATCGCGGCATCGCGGTGACCGTCGTGGAAATGGCCGATCAAGTCATGGCTCCGCTCGACCCGGAAATGGCGGCGATCGTGCATCACCATCTGCAAGAAAAAGGAATTGAGCTTATATTGGGAGACGGGGTCAGCGCGTTCCAGGACGAGGGGCGTTCCATCGTTCTGTCCAGCGGGCGTGTGCTGCCGACAGATATGACCATTCTGTCCATCGGTGTCCGGCCAGAGAATGAGCTTGCCCGTTCGGCGGGGCTGGCGCTCGGCGAGAGAGGCGGCATTCTCGTCGATGAATATTTGCGCACGGAGGATCCCGATATTTGGGCCATCGGCGACGCCATTGAAGTGAAGGATTACATTCACGGCACGCCGGCCATGGTGCCGCTCGCCTGGCCGGCGAACCGTCAGGGCAGACTGGTCGCGGACAACATCTACGGGAAGGGCCAGCCATACCGGGGCACGCTCGGGACAGCGGTGGCGAAGGTGTTCGATCTGACGGTTGCGGTGACGGGCAGCAATGCGAAGACGCTCCAGAAGCTGGGCGTCCCGTACGAATCCGTCCATATTCATCCCGCTTCTCATGCCGGGTACTACCCTGGCGGGTCGCCTATCTCGCTCAAGCTGATCTTCCATCCGGAGACCGGCGCCATTTACGGAGTTCAGGGCGTCGGCAAGCAGGGCGTGGACAAGCGGATCGACGTAGTGGCCACCGCCATCAAGGGCAATCTGACCGTGCATGATCTGCCCGATCTTGAATTGGCCTATGCGCCTCCCTATTCGTCGGCGAAGGATCCGGTCAATATGCTCGGATATGTCGCCTCCCATGTCGTCGACGGCGAAGTCAAGGTTGTCCACTACGACCAGATCGACCGGATGGTGCGTGAAGGCGCCTGCCTCATTGACGTGCGCGAATCCGCCGAGCGGGACGCGGGCTATATCGAAGGCTCGATCCATATTCCGCTTGGCGATCTGCGCAGCCGGCTGGACGAGCTGCCACGGGATCGGCCGATTGTCGTCAGCTGCCAGGTCGGTCTGCGCGGCTATCTGGCGACCCGCATCCTGGACCAGCACGGCTTCGACAGCATGAATCTGAGCGGAGGGTATAAGACCTACGCCGCTTACTACGGCAGCCGCAATCCGGCAACCGCCTGCGCGAAGTAA
- a CDS encoding mechanosensitive ion channel family protein, with the protein MLNEWIPAMFETTDWSRWLSAAGVLLLFLLFRKLFTNYLFALLMRGLSRSKGATHFLTAFEKPMQCFFVLIGIYLACKMVLPPGGALLLAIDKIYRNAFIVLIAWGLYHMAARSSSMFTGLSTRLGLDESSMLIPFLSKVLRFLVVVIAITMIASEWGYSINGVVAGLGLGSLAIALAAQDTLSNFLGGIVIITEKPFSKGDWIMTPSVEGTVEDITFRSSKIRTFAHSLVTVPNATLAGQAITNWSRMGKRRVTFTLNVALDSDRERLQAAIAKMDARLRENEAVDPDVIMVRFSEFNESSLGIFFYYFTKTTVWAEYLKHKEQINLMIMEVLEEEGISLALPSQRVYVEAAPSPQRFPL; encoded by the coding sequence TTGCTTAATGAATGGATTCCTGCGATGTTCGAGACGACGGATTGGAGCCGGTGGCTGAGCGCCGCCGGAGTATTGCTATTGTTTTTGCTGTTCCGCAAGCTGTTCACGAACTATCTGTTCGCCCTACTGATGCGCGGCTTGTCGCGCTCGAAGGGGGCCACGCATTTTTTGACTGCGTTCGAGAAGCCGATGCAATGTTTTTTCGTCCTCATCGGTATCTATCTGGCCTGCAAAATGGTCCTTCCTCCAGGCGGAGCCTTGCTGCTCGCCATCGATAAAATATACCGGAACGCCTTCATCGTCCTCATCGCTTGGGGACTCTACCATATGGCGGCCCGCTCTTCCAGTATGTTCACCGGGCTGTCAACGCGGCTCGGACTCGATGAATCGAGCATGCTGATTCCTTTCTTGTCCAAGGTGCTCCGCTTCCTCGTGGTCGTCATTGCGATAACGATGATCGCCTCGGAGTGGGGCTACAGCATTAACGGTGTCGTCGCGGGTCTTGGCCTGGGCAGTCTGGCGATCGCGTTGGCCGCTCAGGACACGCTCAGCAATTTTCTGGGCGGCATCGTCATTATTACGGAGAAGCCCTTCTCCAAGGGAGATTGGATTATGACGCCGAGCGTGGAAGGGACGGTCGAAGATATTACGTTCCGCAGCTCGAAAATCCGCACCTTCGCCCATTCGCTCGTCACGGTGCCGAATGCGACGCTGGCGGGCCAGGCGATTACGAATTGGAGCCGGATGGGCAAGCGGCGGGTCACGTTCACCCTGAACGTCGCGCTCGACTCGGATCGCGAGCGGCTTCAGGCGGCCATTGCCAAAATGGACGCGCGCCTGCGGGAGAACGAGGCGGTCGATCCGGACGTCATTATGGTCCGGTTCAGCGAGTTCAACGAGAGCAGTCTGGGCATCTTTTTCTATTACTTCACCAAGACGACGGTATGGGCCGAATATTTGAAGCATAAGGAGCAGATCAATCTGATGATTATGGAGGTACTCGAGGAAGAGGGAATCTCGCTCGCGCTGCCGAGCCAGCGGGTTTATGTGGAAGCGGCCCCTTCGCCGCAGCGTTTTCCGCTGTAA
- a CDS encoding dihydrodipicolinate synthase family protein: MKQRSALQGIIPPVITVLDEHGQLDTAGMGRMIDYLTEAGVHGLFFLGSAGEFFHMSAEQRKQVAEYAIRHTNGRLPVLIGTGSSRTDEAIELSRHAESAGADAVVVLNPYAAKLSDEQLYRHYADIAESVSLPIYIYNYPGLTGQEVKPSIVAALAAAYPSIAGVKQTVQQIEPILEVIRDVKGQRPEFAVFAGYDHLLLETLIAGGDGAVPASANFAPHLTCGLYEAYRRSDLAAIAGIQRKLFRIVTEVYPLDSPFFHTIKEAVRASGVDIPTHVMPPARPLSPELRRELLQLLERHELQRILQGS; this comes from the coding sequence ATGAAGCAGCGCAGTGCATTGCAGGGAATTATTCCGCCGGTCATTACGGTACTCGATGAACACGGTCAACTCGATACCGCAGGCATGGGGCGGATGATTGATTATTTGACGGAAGCCGGCGTTCATGGCTTGTTTTTTCTCGGCTCAGCGGGTGAATTCTTTCACATGTCGGCTGAGCAGCGTAAGCAGGTCGCTGAATACGCGATCCGGCATACGAACGGACGCCTTCCGGTTCTCATCGGAACCGGTTCGAGCCGCACGGACGAAGCGATCGAGCTCAGCCGCCACGCCGAGTCGGCCGGTGCGGATGCGGTCGTTGTCCTCAATCCGTACGCCGCGAAGCTAAGCGACGAGCAGCTGTACCGTCATTATGCCGACATCGCCGAATCGGTGTCGCTGCCGATATACATTTACAATTATCCGGGTCTGACCGGGCAAGAGGTGAAGCCGTCCATCGTGGCTGCATTGGCCGCGGCGTATCCCAGCATTGCCGGAGTCAAGCAGACGGTGCAGCAGATCGAGCCGATTTTGGAGGTGATCCGCGATGTGAAGGGGCAGCGGCCGGAGTTCGCGGTGTTCGCCGGCTACGATCATCTTCTGCTGGAGACGCTGATCGCGGGAGGCGACGGCGCGGTTCCGGCGAGCGCGAACTTCGCGCCGCATCTGACATGCGGGCTGTACGAGGCCTACCGGCGCAGCGATCTGGCGGCCATCGCCGGTATTCAGCGCAAGCTGTTCCGAATTGTGACGGAGGTATATCCGTTAGACTCCCCGTTCTTCCATACGATCAAGGAAGCGGTTCGCGCCTCCGGTGTCGATATTCCGACTCATGTCATGCCTCCGGCCCGGCCGCTATCTCCGGAACTGCGCCGGGAATTGCTGCAGCTGCTGGAGCGCCATGAGCTGCAGCGCATCCTTCAAGGAAGCTGA
- a CDS encoding GGDEF domain-containing protein — MTAMTLCGWVALIAYLMSAKMMNPMLAVLTIMMLGVSWRCGKQYDVVKYESEIDPLTLAYNRRSADVIFQRLAGKHRKNGQKTAVFFFDVDRFKEINDTYGHNAGDRVLRLISTVLLNTSGSETALVRWGGDEFLFMVPCSDRRELRSIRSRIMNKLALTAEQGSVPFAVSYGYAVYPEEGTLLSDIVEMADRHMMRIKRSKLRCGSQDTAKMQLSLQ, encoded by the coding sequence ATGACTGCCATGACGCTGTGCGGATGGGTCGCACTCATCGCATACCTCATGTCGGCAAAAATGATGAATCCGATGTTGGCCGTGCTCACCATTATGATGCTTGGCGTATCCTGGCGATGCGGCAAACAGTATGATGTCGTGAAGTATGAATCGGAAATCGACCCTTTGACATTGGCGTATAACCGCAGAAGTGCCGATGTAATATTTCAGAGGCTGGCTGGCAAGCACCGCAAAAATGGACAAAAAACCGCCGTCTTTTTCTTCGACGTGGATCGGTTCAAGGAAATTAATGATACGTATGGCCACAATGCGGGAGATCGGGTGCTGCGGCTCATTTCGACCGTGCTGCTGAATACATCCGGCAGCGAGACCGCGCTCGTCCGATGGGGAGGCGATGAATTTCTGTTCATGGTGCCCTGCTCCGACCGGCGCGAGCTGCGCAGCATCCGCAGCCGCATAATGAACAAGCTGGCCTTGACCGCAGAGCAGGGCTCGGTTCCTTTTGCGGTATCTTATGGCTATGCGGTATATCCAGAGGAGGGAACATTATTAAGCGATATTGTGGAGATGGCGGACCGACATATGATGCGAATCAAACGAAGCAAGCTCCGCTGCGGCTCTCAGGATACCGCCAAAATGCAGCTTTCACTACAGTAG
- a CDS encoding GrpB family protein produces the protein METVVIADYDPEWVREYEQEKQAIEEALADIVAAVEHIGSTSVPGLGAKPIIDIMAGVHRLEALTEAHIDRLAAIGYEYVPKPDWPERRFFRRGRWRAGTHHLHIYPHRDPHWEAQLLFRDYVRAHPDIREQYRQLKLELASLYPHDRVEYTRRKAPFIERVLRLAREEDRSPS, from the coding sequence ATGGAAACGGTCGTCATCGCGGACTATGACCCGGAATGGGTACGCGAATATGAGCAGGAGAAGCAGGCTATCGAGGAGGCGCTCGCGGATATCGTCGCCGCGGTCGAGCATATCGGCAGCACCTCGGTTCCTGGACTGGGTGCCAAGCCGATCATTGATATTATGGCAGGCGTTCATCGACTAGAGGCCTTGACCGAGGCACATATTGATCGCCTGGCCGCGATCGGCTACGAGTATGTGCCGAAGCCGGATTGGCCGGAACGCCGATTTTTCCGGCGCGGCCGCTGGCGGGCCGGTACGCATCATTTGCATATTTACCCGCATAGGGATCCCCATTGGGAAGCACAGCTGCTGTTCCGCGATTATGTAAGAGCCCACCCCGATATCCGGGAGCAATATAGGCAATTGAAGCTTGAACTGGCCAGCCTGTATCCGCATGATCGCGTCGAGTATACGCGGCGGAAGGCGCCGTTCATCGAGCGCGTGCTGCGCCTGGCGCGCGAGGAAGACCGAAGCCCGTCCTGA
- a CDS encoding rhodanese-like domain-containing protein: MFGWLFKSRANKSSSITAQQLEALLPLQDAVIVDVREPSEYAQGHIPSALNRPLSRLAAKVSGIPQGKKLYVICQSGVRSARAAGLLRRHGYADVVNVRGGMSRWTGPRK; the protein is encoded by the coding sequence ATGTTCGGATGGCTTTTCAAGTCCCGGGCGAACAAGTCTTCTTCGATTACGGCGCAGCAGCTGGAAGCGCTGCTGCCGCTGCAGGATGCGGTCATCGTGGATGTGCGCGAGCCTTCGGAGTATGCCCAAGGCCATATTCCGTCCGCGCTGAACCGGCCTCTGTCCCGGCTGGCGGCCAAGGTGAGCGGCATTCCGCAGGGGAAGAAGCTGTACGTCATCTGCCAGAGCGGGGTGCGAAGCGCTCGAGCCGCAGGACTGCTGCGGCGGCATGGTTATGCGGATGTCGTCAATGTGCGCGGCGGCATGAGCCGATGGACGGGACCGCGGAAATAA
- a CDS encoding SMP-30/gluconolactonase/LRE family protein yields the protein MKAELLYDARAALGEGPVWDERTQRLYWVDITGRAIHYAEPESGKRETLAMPSYAGAVALTESGHRLLCVLQDGFYFVHPDTKEVDRIGDPVLHSGQMRFNDAKCDPAGRLLAGTLSLIEGKLSLSKGEGEASLYRLDPDGKVVTLLEGITLSNGMGWSPDGRTMYYIDTPTMRVDAFDYDVARGELGNRRPVIRISDGEGFPDGMTVDAEGMVWVAHWGGARITRWNPETGAQLAAVPIPAAHTTSLCFGGPSYRELYVTTARTGMREEQLDQQPYAGGVFRVKPEAAGLPPSRFDDRLLP from the coding sequence ATGAAAGCGGAGCTGTTATATGACGCCAGAGCGGCGCTCGGAGAAGGGCCGGTATGGGATGAGCGCACGCAGCGCCTGTACTGGGTTGATATTACGGGAAGGGCGATCCACTATGCGGAACCTGAATCCGGGAAGCGGGAGACGCTCGCCATGCCCAGCTATGCCGGTGCCGTCGCCTTGACGGAATCGGGACATCGCCTGCTGTGCGTGCTGCAGGACGGCTTCTATTTCGTTCACCCAGATACGAAGGAAGTCGACCGCATCGGCGACCCGGTTCTTCATTCGGGACAGATGCGGTTCAATGACGCGAAATGTGATCCGGCAGGCCGTCTGCTGGCGGGAACGCTAAGCCTGATCGAAGGAAAGCTGAGCCTGTCCAAGGGAGAAGGGGAAGCTTCCCTGTACCGGTTGGACCCGGATGGCAAGGTCGTCACCCTGCTGGAAGGCATCACGCTGTCGAACGGGATGGGCTGGAGTCCGGACGGCAGAACGATGTATTATATCGATACCCCGACGATGCGGGTGGACGCGTTCGACTATGATGTGGCTCGGGGCGAGCTCGGGAACCGCCGTCCCGTCATCCGCATCTCCGATGGAGAAGGGTTTCCCGACGGGATGACCGTCGACGCCGAGGGGATGGTATGGGTGGCACATTGGGGCGGCGCCCGCATTACGCGCTGGAATCCGGAGACGGGAGCGCAGCTCGCAGCCGTGCCGATTCCTGCGGCGCATACGACCTCGCTCTGCTTCGGCGGCCCATCGTACCGCGAGCTGTATGTCACGACAGCGCGCACCGGGATGAGGGAGGAGCAGCTCGACCAGCAGCCCTATGCAGGCGGCGTATTCCGCGTCAAGCCCGAAGCGGCTGGTCTGCCCCCGAGCCGCTTCGATGATCGGCTGCTGCCGTGA
- a CDS encoding response regulator produces the protein MKAILVDDEMLALRRMEKLLKEQDGKEVPIEIVGSFQNPHLALEVAERETFHLVFLDIEMPEMDGMELAERLLRIQPHLHIVFVTAYNEYAVEAFELNALDYLLKPVQRTRIEKTLKRLAKPAQANDEGKHSQLEGMLCTLSYLHYITPQQELKTFHWRTVKAQELFAYLLHHREQTLRKDTILDLLWPNYRIEKSSAHLHTTIYQIRQVIKQRALRIHIKYMDEGYRLELGGMKLDKEEWEKAMRLAPQVSPETIQEHQKLLNAYRGDYLAEHQYLWAEGEQERLRLIWFNHAKQVAECLMRMNAYTEAMPLYKQIQEKYPYTEDSYFGLMKIHAQLGNYGEVIKQFQLLSHNLKGELGIEPSREVFAWYMEWKNSI, from the coding sequence ATGAAAGCGATCCTTGTCGATGATGAAATGCTAGCGCTGCGACGTATGGAAAAGCTATTGAAGGAGCAGGATGGAAAGGAAGTGCCTATTGAAATTGTCGGTTCATTCCAGAATCCGCATCTGGCCTTGGAAGTGGCGGAACGGGAGACGTTTCATCTTGTCTTCCTGGATATCGAGATGCCGGAAATGGACGGGATGGAACTGGCCGAACGTCTGTTGCGCATTCAACCCCACCTTCATATTGTATTTGTGACGGCATATAACGAATATGCGGTTGAGGCATTCGAGCTGAATGCGTTAGACTATTTATTGAAGCCGGTGCAGCGGACCCGTATCGAGAAGACGCTGAAGCGGCTGGCCAAGCCGGCGCAAGCCAACGATGAAGGGAAGCACAGCCAGCTTGAGGGGATGCTGTGCACATTGTCCTATCTGCATTATATTACTCCCCAACAGGAGCTGAAGACCTTTCACTGGCGTACGGTCAAAGCACAGGAGCTATTTGCCTATCTGCTTCACCATCGGGAGCAGACGCTGCGCAAAGATACGATTCTCGATTTGCTGTGGCCGAATTACCGCATTGAAAAGTCATCAGCCCATTTACATACGACGATTTACCAAATCAGGCAGGTCATTAAGCAGAGGGCGTTACGAATCCACATCAAATATATGGATGAGGGGTACCGGCTCGAATTGGGCGGCATGAAGCTGGACAAGGAGGAATGGGAGAAGGCGATGCGTCTCGCCCCGCAGGTGTCTCCCGAGACGATCCAGGAGCATCAGAAGCTGCTGAATGCCTATCGGGGCGATTATTTGGCGGAGCATCAATATTTGTGGGCGGAAGGCGAACAGGAGAGGCTTCGGTTAATCTGGTTCAATCATGCGAAGCAGGTGGCCGAATGCTTGATGCGGATGAACGCATACACGGAAGCGATGCCCTTATACAAGCAGATCCAGGAGAAGTATCCGTATACCGAGGACAGTTATTTCGGACTGATGAAAATTCATGCGCAGTTGGGCAACTACGGGGAAGTCATCAAGCAATTTCAACTGCTGAGCCACAATTTAAAAGGAGAATTAGGCATTGAACCCAGCAGGGAAGTATTTGCTTGGTACATGGAATGGAAAAACAGCATTTAA